A genomic segment from Lemur catta isolate mLemCat1 chromosome 9, mLemCat1.pri, whole genome shotgun sequence encodes:
- the C9H8orf82 gene encoding UPF0598 protein C8orf82 homolog, translating to MWPPCRALRAQALVLARSQGARACGGDGGVSYTQGQSPEPRTREYFYYLDHQGQLFLDDSKMKNFITCFKDLQFLVTFFSRLRPNRTGRYETSFPFLSPCGRERNFLRCEDRPVVFTHLLAAGSGPQRLSYCGGGETLAVPFEPARLLPLAANGRLYHPAPERAGGVGLVRSALAFELSACFEYGPGAPSLPSHVRWQGRRLALTMDLAPLLLSAQPP from the exons ATGTGGCCGCCGTGCCGGGCACTCCGGGCTCAGGCCCTGGTCCTGGCGCGGTCGCAGGGAGCCCGCGCCTGCGGCGGGGACGGAGGCGTCTCTTACACGCAGGGCCAGAGCCCCGAACCCCGGACACGCGAGTACTTCTACTACTTGGACCATCAGGGCCAG CTTTTCCTGGATGATTCCAAAATGAAGAATTTCATCACCTGCTTCAAAG ACCTGCAGTTCCTGGTCACCTTCTTCTCCCGCCTGAGACCCAACCGCACCGGGCGCTACGAgacctccttccccttcctttcgCCCTGTGGCAGAGAGCGCAACTTCCTGCGCTGTGAGGACCGGCCTGTGGTCTTCACGCACCTGCTGGCCGCGGGCAGCGGGCCCCAGCGCCTCTCTTACTGCGGCGGCGGCGAGACCCTAGCAGTGCCCTTCGAGCCGGCGCGCCTTCTACCCCTGGCCGCCAACGGGCGCCTGTACCACCCGGCGCCTGAGCGCGCGGGCGGCGTGGGCCTGGTGCGCTCAGCCCTGGCCTTCGAGCTGAGCGCCTGCTTCGAGTACGGACCCGGCGCGCCCTCGCTGCCCTCGCACGTGCGCTGGCAGGGCCGCCGCCTCGCTCTCACCATGGACCTGGCCCCGCTGCTGCTCTCGGCTCAGCCTCCCTAA